The following proteins are encoded in a genomic region of Prochlorococcus marinus XMU1408:
- a CDS encoding DNA polymerase III subunit alpha: MSFVPIHNHSDYSLLDGASQLPLMVERAKELGMPALALTDHGVMYGAIELLKLCKAADIKPIIGNEMYVINGSIDDPQPKKEKRYHLVVVAKNQIGYENLVKLTTLSHLNGVRGRGIFSRPCIDKSLLKQYSDGLICSTACLGGEIPQAILKGRNDVARDIASWYKEIFKDDFYLEIQDHGSVEDRIVNSEIVKISKELDIQIIATNDAHYVSKNDIEAHDALICVLTGKLISDKKRLRYTGTEYIKSEEEMRCLFTDHLDKVIIDTSIENTVKLANKVEEYKILGTYKMPNFPIPNGFNAIDYLKETSINGLLDRLNISDFNLVPNVYKERLDFELNVIEQMGFPTYFLVVWDYIKFAREQNIPVGPGRGSAAGSLVAFSLHITNIDPVENGLLFERFLNPERKSMPDIDTDFCIERRGEVIDYVTKKYGEDKVAQIITFNRMTSKAVLKDVARVLDIPYGDADRLAKLIPVVRGKPAKLSSMISNESPNKDFLEKYNNDLKVRKWVDMAMRIEGTNKTFGVHAAGVVIAAKSLDNLVPLQRNNDGQIITQYFMEDIESLGLLKMDFLGLRNLTMIEKTINLVQESIGKRLDPDSLPFTDKKTFELLTRGDLEGIFQLESSGMRQIVKDLKPSSLEDISSILALYRPGPLDAGLIPKFINRKHGKENIDFPHQLLKPILSETYGIMVYQEQIMKIAQDLAGYSLGQADLLRRAMGKKKVSEMQRHRELFVAGAVDNGVTELIADQLFDQMVLFAEYCFNKSHSTAYGAVTYQTAYLKAHYPVAYMAALLTVNAGSTDKVQRYISNCNSMGINVMPPNINTSGVDFTPKDNSILFGLSAIKNLGDSAIRKIIASRETDGEYRSLAQFCDRISLSSVNRRALEALIHCGAFDCLDENANRAQLISDLDLVIEWASSRAKDRTSGQGNLFDLSTSSSTEESSTNDYLSVPKSKSVNEYPPSEKLKLEKEHVGFYLSDHPLKQLSEPARLIAPISLGSLEDQKDKSRVSVIAMIPGMREVTTRKGDRMAIIQLEDLTGSCEAVVFPKSYERLSDHLMVETRLLIWGSVDRRDETVQLIVDDCREIDDLRFLLIDLLPDQATDINVQHKLRECLSKIRPDRNELGVRIPVVACLKDNINTRYVRLGDQFCVKDTELALNILSKNSFSARSSKRLVN, encoded by the coding sequence ATGTCTTTTGTCCCTATACACAATCATAGCGATTATAGCCTTCTTGATGGAGCTAGCCAGCTTCCATTAATGGTTGAACGAGCAAAGGAACTGGGAATGCCTGCACTGGCTTTGACTGATCATGGAGTTATGTATGGAGCTATTGAATTATTGAAGCTATGTAAGGCAGCTGATATCAAGCCAATAATTGGCAATGAGATGTATGTTATTAATGGTTCCATAGATGATCCTCAACCTAAGAAAGAGAAAAGATATCATCTTGTTGTTGTTGCAAAGAATCAAATTGGATATGAAAATCTCGTTAAATTAACAACTCTCAGCCATTTAAATGGAGTTAGGGGAAGAGGGATATTTTCACGACCGTGCATAGATAAATCATTATTAAAACAATATAGTGATGGATTGATTTGTTCAACAGCTTGCTTAGGAGGAGAGATCCCGCAAGCAATTTTAAAAGGAAGAAATGATGTTGCTAGAGATATCGCATCTTGGTATAAAGAAATTTTTAAAGATGATTTTTATCTTGAAATTCAAGATCATGGATCAGTTGAGGATAGAATTGTTAACAGTGAAATAGTCAAAATATCTAAAGAACTTGATATTCAGATTATTGCTACAAATGATGCACATTACGTCTCAAAGAATGATATTGAAGCTCACGATGCATTGATATGTGTATTGACAGGGAAGTTAATTAGTGACAAAAAAAGATTGAGATATACAGGTACCGAATATATAAAATCTGAGGAAGAGATGAGATGTTTATTTACTGATCATTTGGATAAAGTTATAATAGATACATCTATAGAAAATACCGTAAAATTAGCAAACAAAGTTGAAGAATATAAAATATTAGGAACATATAAGATGCCAAATTTTCCTATACCAAATGGATTTAATGCTATCGATTATTTAAAAGAAACTAGTATAAATGGACTTTTAGATCGATTAAATATATCTGATTTTAATTTAGTTCCTAATGTCTATAAAGAAAGACTTGATTTTGAATTAAATGTTATCGAGCAAATGGGATTCCCAACTTATTTTCTAGTCGTTTGGGATTATATAAAATTTGCAAGAGAACAAAATATTCCTGTTGGTCCTGGTAGAGGATCTGCAGCAGGTTCTTTAGTGGCTTTTTCACTTCATATAACTAATATTGATCCAGTCGAGAATGGATTATTATTTGAACGTTTTCTTAATCCAGAAAGGAAGTCAATGCCAGATATTGATACTGACTTTTGTATTGAGAGGCGAGGTGAAGTTATAGATTATGTTACTAAAAAGTATGGTGAAGATAAGGTTGCCCAGATAATTACATTTAACAGAATGACATCTAAGGCAGTTTTGAAAGATGTAGCTCGTGTACTTGATATTCCTTATGGAGATGCGGATCGTTTAGCGAAATTAATACCTGTTGTTAGAGGCAAACCTGCAAAATTATCTTCTATGATCTCCAATGAATCTCCAAATAAAGATTTTTTAGAAAAATATAATAATGATCTGAAAGTAAGGAAATGGGTTGATATGGCAATGCGAATAGAAGGAACAAATAAAACTTTTGGTGTCCATGCAGCTGGAGTAGTAATAGCCGCTAAATCTCTTGATAATTTAGTACCTCTACAACGAAACAATGATGGCCAAATTATTACTCAATATTTTATGGAAGATATTGAATCACTTGGTCTTTTAAAAATGGACTTTTTAGGACTAAGAAATCTTACAATGATAGAAAAGACTATTAACTTAGTTCAGGAATCAATAGGTAAAAGATTAGATCCTGATTCTTTGCCTTTCACAGATAAGAAAACATTTGAATTACTTACTAGGGGAGATTTAGAAGGTATTTTTCAACTTGAATCTAGTGGAATGAGACAAATAGTTAAAGATTTAAAGCCTTCATCACTTGAAGATATTTCTTCTATTTTAGCTCTTTACCGACCTGGACCTCTTGATGCAGGATTAATTCCTAAATTTATAAATAGAAAACATGGTAAGGAGAATATTGATTTTCCACATCAGTTACTTAAACCCATTTTAAGTGAGACTTATGGAATCATGGTTTATCAAGAGCAGATCATGAAGATTGCACAGGATTTAGCTGGATACTCTCTTGGTCAAGCCGATTTATTAAGAAGAGCAATGGGAAAGAAGAAAGTTTCTGAAATGCAAAGACATAGAGAACTCTTTGTTGCGGGTGCTGTTGATAATGGAGTGACAGAATTGATTGCAGATCAGTTGTTTGATCAAATGGTTTTATTTGCAGAATATTGCTTCAATAAAAGCCACTCGACTGCTTATGGCGCTGTTACTTATCAGACAGCGTATTTGAAAGCACATTATCCCGTTGCCTATATGGCGGCATTGTTAACAGTTAATGCTGGTTCAACTGACAAAGTTCAGCGTTATATCTCGAACTGTAATTCGATGGGCATAAATGTAATGCCACCAAATATAAATACTTCTGGTGTTGACTTTACTCCCAAGGATAATTCTATTCTTTTTGGATTATCTGCTATTAAAAATTTAGGTGATAGCGCAATTAGAAAAATCATTGCTAGTAGAGAAACAGATGGAGAATACAGATCATTAGCTCAATTCTGTGACCGCATTTCATTATCTTCTGTTAATAGAAGGGCTCTTGAAGCTTTGATTCATTGCGGTGCTTTCGATTGTCTTGATGAGAATGCTAATCGAGCTCAACTTATATCTGACTTGGATTTAGTAATTGAATGGGCTTCTTCAAGGGCGAAAGATAGAACTAGTGGCCAAGGAAATCTTTTTGATCTGTCTACCTCCTCCTCAACTGAAGAATCATCAACTAATGATTATCTATCAGTTCCCAAGTCTAAAAGTGTTAATGAATACCCCCCATCCGAGAAACTTAAATTAGAAAAAGAACATGTTGGCTTTTATTTATCTGATCACCCTTTGAAACAGCTATCTGAGCCTGCAAGATTAATTGCTCCAATTAGTTTGGGATCTTTAGAAGATCAAAAAGATAAGTCTAGAGTTAGTGTCATTGCCATGATTCCTGGGATGAGAGAGGTTACAACTAGAAAGGGTGACAGAATGGCGATCATTCAACTCGAGGATCTAACTGGTTCTTGTGAAGCCGTTGTCTTTCCGAAAAGTTATGAAAGGTTGTCTGATCACTTGATGGTTGAAACGAGGTTATTAATATGGGGGAGCGTTGATAGGAGAGATGAAACTGTTCAATTAATTGTTGATGATTGTCGTGAAATTGATGATTTAAGATTTTTACTGATTGACCTTCTCCCTGATCAAGCAACTGATATAAATGTTCAGCATAAATTAAGAGAATGTCTTTCAAAAATTAGGCCTGATAGAAATGAATTAGGTGTTCGTATCCCAGTTGTGGCTTGCCTTAAGGATAATATTAATACTAGATACGTAAGATTAGGTGATCAATTTTGTGTAAAGGATACAGAGCTTGCTTTGAATATTTTGTCCAAGAATTCCTTCAGTGCAAGATCTAGTAAAAGACTTGTAAATTAA
- the rpsO gene encoding 30S ribosomal protein S15, which produces MSLGTEEKQKLINSHQIHPTDTGSAEVQVAMLTTRISKLSKHLQGNIHDFSSRQGLLKMIGQRKRLLGYVRNKSEKRYTEIIEKLSIRG; this is translated from the coding sequence ATGTCACTTGGCACAGAAGAGAAACAAAAGCTAATCAACTCACATCAAATACATCCAACTGATACTGGTTCAGCAGAGGTTCAAGTTGCCATGCTGACAACAAGGATCTCGAAATTAAGCAAACATCTTCAAGGAAACATTCATGATTTTTCCTCAAGACAAGGCTTACTTAAAATGATTGGTCAGCGCAAAAGACTTTTGGGTTATGTGCGAAATAAAAGTGAAAAAAGATATACTGAGATAATAGAAAAACTATCTATTAGAGGATAA
- a CDS encoding STAS domain-containing protein yields the protein MTVSLRGGFNQQSGCLVINFTGQLDAYSEKQFTTFINDVLDLNQLSVVIDLSNIDFIDSSGLGAMVQAVKKCTQSKRAFNVVGNPRVVQTIKLVRLEEFLHLSPDLNTAISKLSA from the coding sequence ATTACTGTTTCTCTTAGAGGTGGTTTTAACCAGCAAAGTGGTTGTTTGGTGATAAATTTCACCGGCCAACTGGATGCTTATTCTGAGAAGCAATTCACTACATTTATCAATGATGTTTTAGACTTAAATCAACTATCAGTAGTTATTGACTTAAGTAATATCGATTTCATTGACTCTTCTGGATTAGGAGCAATGGTACAAGCAGTGAAAAAATGTACTCAGTCTAAAAGAGCATTTAATGTTGTTGGTAACCCTAGAGTTGTTCAAACTATTAAACTAGTACGGCTAGAAGAGTTCCTTCATCTTTCACCAGATTTGAATACTGCAATTAGTAAATTATCAGCTTGA
- a CDS encoding Mini-ribonuclease 3, with amino-acid sequence MTDWIRSYKSNISPDGLGPLQLAWLGDSIWEMHQRLRYCVSPMRSKDFHNAVVNEVNASSQARAISQIEPFLTDAEKDLLRRARNKAGRGPKNVDAATYAIATGFETIVGWLFLKNPNRLADLFDLLDRPNNWK; translated from the coding sequence TTGACTGATTGGATTCGCTCTTACAAATCAAACATCTCTCCAGATGGTTTAGGTCCATTGCAGTTAGCTTGGTTGGGAGATTCTATATGGGAAATGCATCAAAGGTTGCGTTATTGCGTTAGTCCAATGCGTTCGAAGGATTTTCATAATGCTGTCGTTAACGAAGTTAATGCTTCTAGTCAAGCCAGGGCAATTAGCCAAATAGAACCATTTCTTACTGATGCGGAAAAGGATTTACTTAGAAGAGCTAGAAACAAGGCTGGACGAGGCCCTAAAAATGTAGATGCTGCGACATATGCCATTGCTACCGGTTTTGAGACTATTGTTGGGTGGTTGTTTTTAAAAAATCCAAATCGACTCGCTGATTTATTTGATCTGCTTGATCGACCCAATAACTGGAAATAG
- a CDS encoding DUF3288 family protein → MIEAQNHPLYSTDRENLDRLSGIDTPAPTDFVELARLLIRYQDFKGADDLNSDMDKLLKKWKINREKLETITRKIWSDGFRPTSSSGSDNVGSGFDTSDSSQN, encoded by the coding sequence ATTCAACAGACCGTGAAAATCTTGACCGATTAAGTGGTATTGATACTCCAGCACCTACTGATTTTGTTGAGCTTGCTAGATTACTAATTCGCTATCAAGACTTCAAAGGAGCTGATGATCTTAATTCTGACATGGATAAATTATTAAAAAAATGGAAAATCAACCGAGAAAAGTTAGAGACAATAACCAGAAAAATATGGTCCGATGGATTTAGACCTACCAGCTCTTCAGGTTCTGATAACGTCGGTTCTGGATTTGACACGTCCGATTCATCTCAAAACTAA
- a CDS encoding PAM68 family protein: MKGAKKTKKTQSQEAKIGFSSSSSTPKIEIKTPSKNSNTKSGIPKYVANRMARRIVFTTGIPTISGMGVFIGSYFLISKGIAEISPTVTLVSSAMCFLVGLLGLSYGILSASWDISPGSFLGFENIKPNINRMKDAFKSSKNEITS; this comes from the coding sequence ATGAAAGGAGCAAAAAAAACCAAAAAAACACAATCTCAAGAAGCAAAAATAGGATTTTCGAGTAGCAGCTCGACACCAAAGATTGAAATTAAAACTCCCTCAAAAAATTCTAATACTAAATCTGGAATACCAAAATATGTAGCCAACAGAATGGCGAGGAGGATTGTATTTACGACAGGAATACCAACAATTAGTGGTATGGGAGTATTTATTGGCAGTTATTTTCTTATAAGCAAAGGTATCGCAGAAATCTCGCCGACAGTTACGCTCGTCAGTTCAGCAATGTGTTTCCTTGTGGGTTTACTGGGACTAAGCTACGGAATACTTTCTGCTAGTTGGGATATCAGCCCAGGCAGTTTTTTAGGTTTTGAAAACATAAAACCAAATATCAATAGGATGAAGGATGCATTCAAGAGTTCTAAAAATGAAATAACCAGTTAA
- the rlmB gene encoding 23S rRNA (guanosine(2251)-2'-O)-methyltransferase RlmB, which yields MSYRFNKDTKNSKDTSFNKRSSNYYRKDNDSRKSNFNDRRRTNNKINRLSSDQTNEYSYEKQPSEDLRSNNNSNTNYRGANRFERKTSKPSYRNLNAQISKNDKRRVTNDPIAYSESFTKTLSDDLIWGRHSTEAALLGGRAIHRIWCTSELRSSPKFFQLLKDAKASGVLVEEVSWSRLGQITNGAVHQGIVLQIAASKTHTLTNLIEACKPFGDTSLLLALDGLTDPQNLGAIIRSAEALGAQGLILPQRRSAGLTGSVAKVAAGALEHLPVARVVNLNRSLEKLKDEGYAVVGLAEEGASTLSEIKFQGPLVVVVGSEDKGISLITRRLCDQLVRIPLKGVTTSLNASVATSIFLYEVARCRWMRSISGQDPSPRLLKPQISTEVNN from the coding sequence ATGAGTTATCGTTTCAATAAAGATACAAAGAATTCTAAAGACACTTCTTTTAATAAACGAAGTAGTAATTATTATCGCAAGGATAATGATTCAAGGAAATCTAACTTTAATGATCGCAGAAGAACAAATAATAAAATTAACCGTCTTTCATCTGATCAAACAAATGAATATTCATATGAGAAACAACCTTCTGAAGATTTAAGAAGTAATAACAACTCTAATACCAATTACAGAGGAGCTAATCGATTTGAACGAAAAACTTCAAAGCCCTCTTATCGAAATCTTAATGCTCAGATAAGTAAAAATGATAAGAGAAGAGTGACAAATGACCCTATTGCATATTCTGAAAGCTTCACTAAAACACTAAGTGACGACTTGATTTGGGGGCGTCATTCAACTGAAGCAGCGCTTTTGGGTGGCAGAGCTATTCATAGGATTTGGTGCACGTCTGAATTAAGAAGTTCACCTAAATTCTTTCAACTTCTAAAAGATGCAAAAGCTTCTGGGGTGTTGGTTGAAGAAGTATCTTGGTCCAGGCTTGGTCAAATCACTAATGGAGCCGTTCATCAAGGAATAGTTTTACAAATTGCCGCATCAAAAACACATACTTTGACGAATTTAATTGAAGCTTGTAAACCATTTGGAGATACATCATTGCTTTTGGCTTTAGATGGCTTAACTGATCCTCAGAATCTTGGAGCAATAATTAGATCTGCAGAAGCATTAGGTGCCCAAGGTTTGATTCTTCCGCAAAGGCGAAGTGCAGGCTTAACAGGCTCTGTAGCAAAGGTTGCAGCAGGTGCTTTGGAACATTTGCCTGTTGCAAGAGTAGTTAATCTAAATAGGTCTCTTGAGAAATTGAAAGATGAAGGTTATGCAGTTGTTGGGCTTGCGGAAGAAGGAGCCTCAACCCTTTCTGAGATTAAATTTCAAGGTCCTTTAGTTGTTGTTGTTGGCTCGGAGGATAAAGGAATTTCTCTAATAACTAGAAGATTATGTGATCAACTTGTAAGAATCCCTCTTAAGGGAGTAACAACAAGTCTTAATGCATCTGTTGCCACTTCAATTTTCTTGTACGAAGTTGCTAGATGTAGGTGGATGCGTTCTATCTCTGGTCAGGATCCATCTCCTAGGTTATTGAAACCTCAGATTTCAACTGAAGTTAATAATTAA
- the carA gene encoding glutamine-hydrolyzing carbamoyl-phosphate synthase small subunit, whose amino-acid sequence MFFDTECSAILLLEDGTYFEGISFGAVGTISGEVVFNTGMTGYQEVITDPSYYGQLITFTYPEIGNTGVNPEDNESLHPSVKGLITRQISNVSSNWRNKIDFDQWLKNENVVGIRGIDTRVLVRHLRESGTLNGIISSDSSLTITELFSDLKKSPNMSGLNLVDKVTTKDSFKVISSCPVAFDKRIKNIKTNPYKIIAIDFGIKKSILDRLVAHGCEVTVLPASASISDVLDLSPEGVFLSNGPGDPAAVDSGIKLAKELIKYEKLPVFGICLGHQILGLALGGKTFKLSYGHRGLNHPCGLNGKVEITSQNHGFALNSESLNSERIKITRFNLNDQTVAAISVIDKPFFGVQYHPEASPGPHDADHHFNHFVTLIEERRRFVD is encoded by the coding sequence ATGTTTTTTGATACTGAATGCTCTGCTATATTGTTATTAGAGGATGGAACATATTTTGAAGGAATATCATTTGGTGCAGTTGGTACTATCTCAGGAGAAGTTGTATTTAATACAGGTATGACTGGTTATCAAGAGGTTATAACTGATCCAAGTTATTATGGTCAACTTATTACTTTTACTTATCCAGAGATTGGTAATACTGGGGTTAATCCAGAGGACAATGAATCTTTACATCCATCAGTTAAAGGTTTAATAACCAGACAAATATCAAATGTTTCTAGTAACTGGAGAAATAAAATAGATTTTGATCAATGGTTGAAAAATGAAAATGTTGTTGGTATTCGTGGAATAGATACAAGGGTTTTAGTTAGACATCTTAGAGAGTCTGGTACTTTGAATGGAATTATTTCATCAGATTCGAGCCTCACAATAACTGAACTATTCTCAGATTTAAAAAAATCTCCCAATATGAGTGGATTGAATCTTGTAGACAAAGTAACCACCAAAGATTCTTTCAAAGTCATTTCAAGTTGTCCTGTTGCATTTGATAAAAGAATCAAAAATATAAAAACAAATCCATACAAAATAATAGCCATAGATTTTGGAATAAAAAAATCTATCTTGGATCGACTAGTAGCTCATGGCTGTGAAGTTACAGTTTTGCCTGCAAGTGCATCTATATCTGATGTTTTAGATTTGTCTCCTGAAGGTGTTTTCCTCTCCAATGGCCCTGGAGATCCAGCGGCAGTTGATAGTGGTATTAAACTCGCTAAAGAATTAATAAAATACGAAAAACTACCTGTTTTCGGGATCTGTCTAGGCCATCAAATTCTTGGTTTAGCACTTGGAGGCAAAACATTTAAATTATCTTATGGACATAGAGGCTTAAATCATCCTTGTGGGTTGAATGGAAAGGTTGAGATTACAAGCCAAAATCATGGTTTCGCATTAAATTCAGAATCTTTAAATTCAGAAAGAATAAAAATCACTCGATTCAATTTAAATGATCAAACTGTAGCGGCTATTTCTGTAATAGATAAACCTTTCTTTGGGGTTCAATATCACCCTGAGGCTAGCCCTGGCCCTCATGACGCAGATCACCATTTTAATCATTTCGTAACCTTAATAGAAGAACGACGTAGATTCGTGGATTAA
- a CDS encoding DUF1816 domain-containing protein, giving the protein MGPIRALRSLGNSFGLAWWAKVETNQPDVTYWFGPFLTRRSLKVRLNGFVDDLSAESPQKINHSLVRCRRKEPLTS; this is encoded by the coding sequence ATGGGTCCCATTAGGGCTCTTCGAAGCTTAGGTAATAGTTTTGGCTTGGCCTGGTGGGCCAAGGTTGAGACAAATCAACCTGATGTAACTTATTGGTTTGGTCCTTTTTTGACTCGACGCAGTTTAAAAGTCAGGTTAAATGGTTTTGTAGATGACTTATCTGCAGAGTCACCTCAGAAAATAAACCATAGTTTAGTTAGATGTCGTCGTAAAGAGCCTTTGACATCATAA
- the gatA gene encoding Asp-tRNA(Asn)/Glu-tRNA(Gln) amidotransferase subunit GatA, protein MTFADLRQKLKSGEVSSKELVQEKILRIKQLDPKLNSFLSVNSEQALKQAEFIDNQRSAGEILPPLSGIPLAIKDNLCTKGIKTTCASKILEDFVPPYESTVTKRLLKSGAVMIGKTNMDEFAMGSSTETSAFGPTLNPWDISKVPGGSSGGSAASVAAGLCFGSLGSDTGGSIRQPASFCGVVGMKPTYGRVSRWGLIAFASSLDQVGPFANNVSDAAEILQVISGKDDFDSTTVDVPVPNYLDSLSKSIKGLKIGLIDNCFQHDGLAKDVKESVLSAASLLEKQGAEIINLSCPRFNDGIATYYVIAPSEASANLARYDGVKYGFRSDDPKSLIEMTSKSRAIGFGSEVKRRILIGTYALSAGYVDAYYKKAQQVRTLIRKDFDNAFKKVDILLAPTSPTTAFGSGENVDNPMAMYLSDLLTIPANLAGLPAISLPCGFDKTGLPIGLQLIGNVFDEAKLLQVASQYEIAADVFKNKPKSDFTF, encoded by the coding sequence ATGACTTTTGCAGACTTACGCCAGAAATTGAAAAGTGGTGAAGTCTCGTCTAAAGAGCTAGTTCAAGAAAAAATTTTAAGAATTAAACAGCTTGATCCAAAACTAAATTCTTTTTTATCTGTCAATAGCGAGCAAGCTTTAAAACAAGCTGAGTTCATCGATAATCAACGATCTGCAGGAGAAATACTCCCACCTTTGTCAGGTATACCATTAGCGATCAAAGATAATCTTTGCACGAAAGGTATTAAAACAACTTGTGCAAGCAAGATTTTGGAGGATTTTGTCCCTCCTTATGAATCCACAGTCACAAAAAGGCTTTTGAAATCAGGTGCAGTAATGATTGGGAAGACAAATATGGATGAATTTGCAATGGGGAGCTCTACTGAAACTTCAGCATTTGGTCCAACCTTAAACCCCTGGGATATTTCCAAAGTGCCTGGAGGAAGCTCTGGTGGTAGTGCTGCTTCTGTTGCTGCAGGATTATGTTTTGGATCTTTAGGTTCTGATACTGGAGGTTCAATTCGTCAACCTGCTTCATTTTGTGGTGTAGTCGGTATGAAACCTACATATGGCAGAGTAAGTAGATGGGGCCTAATAGCTTTTGCTAGTTCTTTGGATCAGGTGGGACCATTTGCAAATAATGTTTCTGATGCAGCTGAAATCTTGCAAGTTATATCAGGCAAGGACGATTTTGATTCAACTACAGTTGATGTACCAGTACCAAATTATTTAGATAGTCTCTCTAAGTCAATCAAGGGGTTGAAAATTGGTTTGATTGATAATTGCTTTCAGCATGATGGCTTGGCAAAAGATGTAAAAGAATCTGTTCTGAGCGCAGCATCTCTCCTAGAAAAACAAGGTGCTGAAATTATCAATCTTTCGTGCCCTCGCTTTAACGATGGCATTGCCACTTATTACGTTATTGCTCCTTCTGAGGCATCAGCTAATTTAGCCAGATATGACGGTGTTAAATATGGATTTCGTTCTGATGATCCAAAATCACTTATAGAAATGACATCGAAAAGTCGAGCAATTGGCTTTGGAAGCGAAGTTAAACGAAGAATCTTAATTGGCACATATGCACTATCTGCTGGTTACGTTGATGCATACTACAAGAAGGCTCAGCAGGTGAGAACTTTGATTCGAAAAGACTTTGATAATGCTTTCAAAAAAGTTGATATCTTGCTGGCTCCTACCTCTCCAACTACTGCTTTCGGATCAGGAGAAAATGTAGATAATCCTATGGCTATGTACTTATCAGATTTATTAACTATTCCAGCTAATTTAGCTGGATTGCCCGCTATCAGTTTGCCTTGTGGTTTTGACAAAACAGGTTTACCAATTGGTTTACAGCTGATTGGCAATGTTTTTGATGAAGCCAAGCTTCTTCAAGTTGCGAGCCAATATGAAATAGCTGCTGATGTCTTTAAAAATAAACCTAAGAGTGATTTCACTTTTTAA
- the trpD gene encoding anthranilate phosphoribosyltransferase has translation MSSSFPITFPLILESLLSSNDLTSDQVNFLMNSWLENKIEPVQTGAFLAAFRAKGISGDELSVMAKILQDASKTPLNLPSFDLVDTCGTGGDGANTFNISTAVAFVSAALGVKIAKHGNRSASGKVGSADVLENLGLPLKVSSENVIEALKTFGITFLFAPSWHPSLVNLAPLRKSLGVRTIFNLLGPLVNPLRPKSQVLGVAKSNLLEPMSIALKGMGLKRAVVVHGAGGLDEASLAGENEFRFLDNNSIRSEIIHPSDIGLDEISNESLKGDDLQTNSNILMSLLKGEGNKYHKEVVALNTALVLWASGFEDNLSFGVKSSLDCLNTDKSWLLFEELRDFLAN, from the coding sequence ATGAGCTCATCATTTCCTATAACTTTTCCACTAATTCTTGAATCCCTTCTCTCGTCTAATGATTTAACCAGTGATCAAGTTAACTTCTTAATGAATTCATGGTTAGAAAATAAAATTGAACCAGTTCAAACTGGGGCATTTCTAGCTGCATTTAGAGCTAAAGGGATTTCTGGGGATGAACTTTCTGTAATGGCTAAAATTCTTCAAGATGCGTCGAAAACTCCATTAAATCTTCCGTCTTTTGATTTGGTTGACACATGTGGAACTGGTGGAGATGGAGCTAACACATTCAATATTTCTACCGCGGTCGCTTTTGTTTCTGCTGCTTTAGGGGTGAAAATTGCCAAACATGGAAATCGCAGTGCAAGTGGCAAGGTTGGATCTGCAGATGTTTTAGAAAATCTAGGTTTGCCTTTGAAAGTTTCTTCTGAAAACGTTATTGAGGCTTTAAAAACTTTTGGTATTACTTTTCTTTTTGCACCATCCTGGCATCCTTCTTTAGTTAATCTTGCACCTCTTAGAAAAAGCTTAGGAGTTAGAACTATTTTTAATTTGCTAGGACCACTAGTTAATCCGCTAAGGCCAAAATCTCAAGTATTAGGTGTAGCTAAATCTAACTTGCTTGAGCCTATGTCCATCGCCTTAAAAGGAATGGGTCTAAAAAGAGCAGTGGTTGTTCATGGTGCAGGAGGTTTAGACGAGGCTTCCCTCGCTGGAGAAAATGAATTTCGGTTTTTAGATAATAACTCAATAAGATCTGAAATTATTCATCCTAGTGATATTGGACTTGATGAAATATCTAATGAAAGTTTAAAAGGGGATGATTTGCAAACTAATTCGAATATTTTGATGTCTTTACTCAAAGGAGAAGGAAATAAATACCATAAAGAAGTTGTAGCTTTAAATACTGCATTGGTTTTATGGGCTTCAGGCTTTGAAGATAACTTATCTTTTGGTGTCAAAAGTTCTTTAGATTGTTTGAATACAGATAAATCTTGGCTTCTTTTTGAGGAATTAAGAGATTTTTTAGCTAACTAA